A portion of the Lampris incognitus isolate fLamInc1 chromosome 9, fLamInc1.hap2, whole genome shotgun sequence genome contains these proteins:
- the LOC130117843 gene encoding histone H3-like — protein sequence MARAKQTARKSTGGKAPRKQLATKAARKSVPATSGVDKPHRYRPELLIHKLPFQRRMREIAQDFKTDLHFQSSAVMALQEASEAYLVGLFEDTNLCAIHAMRVTIMPKDTQLARRIRREHA from the exons ATGGCGAGAGCAAAGCAGACGGCTCGTAAGTCCACTGGTGGCAAAGCCCCCAGGAAGCAGTTGGCCACAAAAGCAGCCCGTAAAAGCGTCCCGGCCACCAGCGGTGTGGACAAGCCTCACCGCTATAGACCCG AGCTGCTGATCCATAAACTGCCCTTCCAGCGGCGGATGAGAGAAATAGCCCAGGACTTTAAGACCGATCTGCACTTCCAGAGCTCCGCTGTCATGGCTCTTCAGGAGGCCAGCGAGGCTTACTTGGTCGGTCTGTTCGAGGACACCAACCTGTGTGCCATCCATGCCATGAGAGTCACCATTATGCCCAAGGATACCCAGCTGGCCCGCCGCATCCGCAGAGAGCATGCTTAA